Proteins from a single region of Chanodichthys erythropterus isolate Z2021 chromosome 13, ASM2448905v1, whole genome shotgun sequence:
- the ddx54 gene encoding ATP-dependent RNA helicase DDX54, whose product MAQRRKKLMKRKKSSAHRDHELQSDDEEFEVAAGIKDDDDTPNRRLLRFPATSECVSDVEPDTRELVRAQNKKKKKSGGFQSMGLSYPVFKGVMKKGYKVPTPIQRKTIPVILDGKDVVAMARTGSGKTAAFLVPMFEKLKAPQAQTGARALILTPTRELALQTMKFTKELGKFTGLKTALILGGDSMDDQFAALHENPDIIIGTPGRLMHVIQEMNLKLQGVEYVVFDEADRLFEMGFAEQLQEIIRRLPDARQTLLFSATLPKLIVDFARAGLTEPVLIRLDVDTKLSDQLKLSFFHVRLDDKPALLLHLLRNVVKPQEQTVVFVATKHHVEYLKELLTVEGIEVAYIYSALDQTARKINIGRFVHRKAMVLLVTDVAARGIDIPLLDNVINFNFPSKAKLFLHRVGRVARAGRGGTAFSLVCSDEVPFLYDLHLFLGRPVQVAVPEHTQDADGVFGRVPQSILDDEESQLQTAHENSLDLQSLRHVSENAYKQYLKSRPSPSPESVKRVKNTDLSSMSVHPLLGAGLERMELDRLLMVDCIKGYKAKATIFEINSNNKTNASEVMRAKRSRDARLVQKYSKARADLIVKPAVPVVIRTEQQHNEDEDEIQTVFSEVVGGKKRKQDNETDGMKSKKKSLSGKDEEFYIPYRPKDFDSERGLSLGAEGSSFEQQASSAVLDLMGDESHSLNQHKSLMKWDRKRKRFVRETGKDGMNKKIRTESGQVVTGKKKKKSFYEEWKKKYKMDDRASDSDGETGGALRGRNFGGRRGRGGAQAQPAQQRNGSQVRSELKNRDQILKQRKRKAKQQFLQSGGMKKLRAKGKQRLQEVMRSGFGRGGHKKGKMRKKL is encoded by the exons ATGGCCCAAAGGAGGAAGAAGCTgatgaagaggaagaagagCTCCGCGCACAGAGATCACGAGCTCCAGTCTGACGATGAAGAGTTTGAAGTGGCTGCAGGAATCAAAGATGACGATGACACA CCCAACAGAAGGCTTCTGCGTTTCCCCGCCACATCCGAGTGTGTTTCTGACGTGGAGCCTGACACCAGAGAGCTCGTCAGAGCTCAgaacaagaagaagaagaagtctGGTGGCTTTCAGTCCATGG GTCTCAGTTACCCTGTGTTTAAAGGCGTCATGAAGAAGGGCTATAAAGTGCCCACACCCATCCAGAGAAAG ACTATCCCAGTGATCCTGGATGGAAAGGATGTGGTGGCCATGGCGCGGACGGGCAGCGGGAAGACGGCGGCGTTCCTCGTGCCCATGTTCGAGAAGCTGAAGGCCCCGCAGGCGCAGACGGGAGCCCGGGCTCTGATCCTCACACCCACCCGAGAACTCGCCCTGCAGACCATGAAGTTCACCAAAGAG cTGGGGAAGTTCACTGGGCTGAAAACGGCGCTCATTCTCGGTGGAGACAG CATGGACGACCAGTTTGCTGCTCTTCATGAAAATCCCGACAT CATCATCGGGACCCCCGGCCGTCTGATGCATGTCATCCAGGAGATGAACCTGAAGCTGCAGGGCGTGGAGTATGTGGTGTTTGATGAAGCCGACAG GCTGTTTGAAATGGGTTTTGCAGAGCAGCTTCAGGAAATCATCCGACGTCTTCCGGACGCTCGGCAGACGCTGCTGTTCTCCGCCACGCTGCCCAAACTGATCGTGGATTTCGCCAGAGCTG gcctcacagagccggTTCTCATTCGTCTGGATGTGGACACGAAACTCAGTGACCAGCTGAAG CTCTCATTTTTCCATGTGCGGTTGGACGATAAACCAGCGCTGCTTCTGCATCTGCTGAGAAACGTAGTGAAGCCGCAGGAACAGACGGTGGTGTTCGTAGCCACCAAACATCACGTGGAGTATCTTAAAGAG CTCTTGACAGTGGAGGGCATTGAGGTTGCGTACATCTACAGCGCTCTGGACCAGACGGCCCGCAAGATCAACATTGGCCGCTTCGTTCACCGCAAGGCCATGGTGCTGCTGGTCACTGACGTGGCCGCCCGCGGCATTGACATCCCGCTCTTAGACAACGTCATCAACTTCAACTTCCCATCGAAGGCCAAACTCTTTCTGCACAGAGTCG GTCGCGTGGCTCGCGCTGGCAGAGGCGGCACAGCGTTCAGTCTGGTGTGTTCAGATGAAGTGCCTTTCCTCTATGACCTTCATCTGTTCTTGGGTCGACCCGTACAGGTCGCCGTCCCCGAACACACTCAAG ATGCGGATGGCGTATTCGGGCGTGTTCCTCAGAGCATTCTGGACGATGAAGAGTCGCAGCTGCAGACGGCTCACGAGAACTCGCTGGATCTCCAGAGTCTCCGCCACGTCTCGGAGAATGCCTATAAGCAGTACCTGAAGTCTCGACCCAGCCCCTCGCCCGAGTCTGTCAAACGCGTGAAGAACACCGACCTGTCCTCGATGTCTGTCCACCCTCTGCTGG GTGCTGGACTGGAGCGGATGGAGCTGGACCGGCTGCTGATGGTCGACTGCATCAAGGGCTACAAGGCAAAAGCT ACTATTTTTGAAATCAACTCCAACAACAAAACGAATGCCAGCGAGGTGATGCGAGCCAAGCGATCTCGGGATGCTCGCTTGGTCCAAAAGTATTCGAAAGCACGAGCAGATCTGATAGTCAAGCCTGCCGTACCCGTCGTAATCAGGACCGAACAGCAGCACAATGAGGACGAAGACGAGATTCAG ACCGTGTTCTCAGAGGTGGTTGGAGGGAAAAAACGAAAGCAAGATAATGAAACGGATGGAATGAAGAGCAAAAAGAAAAGCCTGTCAGGCAAAGATGAAGAGTTTTACATCCCGTATAGACCCAAAGACTTCGATTCGGAGCGAGG GCTGAGTCTCGGGGCCGAAGGCAGCTCTTTCGAGCAGCAGGCCTCCTCTGCGGTTCTGGACCTGATGGGAGACGAGAGCCACTCTTTAAACCAGCACAAGAGCCTGATGAAATG GGATCGCAAGAGGAAACGCTTCGTCCGTGAGACGGGCAAAGACGGCATGAACAAGAAAATCAGGACCGAAAGTGGACAGGTGGTCACTggcaaaaagaagaaaaagagctT TTATGAAGAATGGAAGAAGAAGTATAAGATGGATGACAGAGCATCAGACTCAGATGGAGAAACCGGAGGAGCGCTCAGAGGGAGGAACTTCGGTG GTCGTAGAGGAAGAGGCGGAGCTCAGGCCCAGCCGGCCCAGCAGCGGAACGGGTCCCAGGTGCGATCAGAGCTGAAGAACCGCGATCAGATCCTCAAGCAACGCAAGCGGAAAGCCAAACAGCAGTTTCTGCAGAGCGGCGGCATGAAGAAGCTTCGCGCCAAAGGAAAACAGCGGCTGCAGGAAGTGATGAGATCTGGCTTTGGTCGTGGTGGCCACAAGAAAGGAAAGATGAGGAAGAAACTTTAA